A DNA window from Candidatus Hydrogenedentota bacterium contains the following coding sequences:
- the gspF gene encoding type II secretion system inner membrane protein GspF, whose protein sequence is MQKYAYYALNREGKQIFGVIAADNQALALNDIRSLGLFPTNVREATKGDERRAARKKKGLDELYFGGVKTKELVVMTRQLSTLIDAGLPLLRSVNVLIAQLKPCKLRDILREVASDVQSGSTFAEALAKHPKQFDRLYVNMVRAGEVGGLLETVLQRLAIFMERREALKRRVKGALIYPIAVILIAGGIVSFLLLKVVPVFADIFTEFGGDLPAPTKVLIAAGDFMIYKWWILLTAICWTIIGLKLAMRSKQVKRVFDRIILKVPLIGDLVTKVAVARFARTLGTLITSGVPILQALKITRETIGNEVIQNAVDTVHESVKEGDTIAAPLDKSKVFPPMVVNMIDVGEETGSLDAMLVKVADIYDAEVENAVDAMLSLLEPLIIIVLGGIIGFIVVALYLPIFTLGDQINNQ, encoded by the coding sequence ATGCAAAAATACGCCTACTACGCCCTGAACCGGGAGGGCAAGCAGATTTTCGGCGTCATCGCCGCCGACAACCAGGCCCTCGCCCTCAACGACATCCGCTCCCTGGGCCTCTTCCCCACCAACGTGCGCGAGGCCACCAAGGGCGACGAGCGCCGCGCCGCCCGCAAGAAGAAGGGCCTCGACGAGCTCTACTTCGGCGGCGTCAAGACCAAGGAGCTGGTCGTCATGACCCGCCAGCTCTCCACCCTGATTGACGCCGGCCTCCCCCTCCTGCGCAGCGTCAACGTGCTCATCGCCCAGCTCAAGCCCTGCAAGCTCCGCGACATCCTCCGCGAGGTCGCCTCCGACGTCCAGTCCGGCTCCACCTTCGCCGAGGCCCTCGCCAAGCACCCCAAGCAGTTCGACCGCCTCTACGTCAACATGGTCCGCGCCGGCGAGGTCGGCGGCCTTCTCGAGACCGTCCTCCAGCGCCTGGCCATCTTCATGGAGCGCCGCGAGGCCCTCAAGCGCCGCGTCAAGGGCGCCCTCATCTACCCCATCGCCGTCATCCTCATCGCCGGCGGCATTGTCAGCTTCCTCCTCCTCAAGGTCGTCCCCGTCTTCGCCGACATCTTCACCGAGTTCGGCGGCGACCTCCCCGCGCCCACCAAGGTGCTCATCGCCGCCGGGGACTTCATGATCTACAAGTGGTGGATCCTCCTCACCGCCATCTGCTGGACCATCATCGGCCTCAAGCTCGCCATGCGGTCCAAGCAGGTCAAGCGCGTCTTCGACCGCATCATCCTCAAGGTCCCCCTCATCGGCGACCTCGTCACCAAGGTCGCCGTCGCCCGCTTCGCCCGCACCCTCGGCACCCTCATCACCTCCGGCGTGCCCATCCTCCAGGCCCTCAAGATCACCCGCGAGACCATCGGCAACGAGGTCATCCAGAACGCCGTGGACACGGTCCACGAGAGCGTCAAGGAGGGCGACACCATCGCCGCCCCCCTCGACAAGAGCAAGGTCTTCCCCCCCATGGTCGTCAACATGATTGACGTCGGCGAGGAGACCGGCTCCCTCGACGCCATGCTCGTCAAGGTCGCCGACATCTACGACGCCGAGGTCGAAAACGCCGTGGACGCCATGCTCTCCCTCCTCGAGCCCCTCATCATCATCGTCCTCGGCGGAATCATCGGATTCATCGTCGTCGCGCTCTACCTCCCCATTTTCACCCTGGGCGACCAGATCAACAACCAGTAG
- the thiD gene encoding bifunctional hydroxymethylpyrimidine kinase/phosphomethylpyrimidine kinase, translated as MNTRIPRVLTVAGSDSGGGAGIEADIKTVTVLGGYAAAAVTSVTAQNTLGVTGIYDMAPEAVAAQMDAVLGDIGADAVKTGMLSNAGIIGAVASSLRRFGPPSLVVDPVMVAKSGDALLREDARRALTELLLPLALVVTPNIPEAEALTGLTADPADLLPLLRALHALGPRWVLLKGGHLPGDEARDCLYDGERAHHYVTRRIPTKNTHGTGCTYSAALAVFLARGLAVPEAVRLAKDYLTGAILHSDRLGVGGGCGPLHHGWQLEECLQWHGGGK; from the coding sequence ATGAACACGCGCATCCCCCGGGTGCTCACCGTCGCCGGCAGCGACAGCGGCGGCGGCGCGGGCATTGAGGCGGACATCAAGACCGTCACCGTGCTCGGCGGCTACGCCGCGGCGGCGGTCACCTCCGTCACGGCGCAGAACACGCTGGGCGTCACCGGCATCTACGACATGGCGCCGGAGGCGGTGGCCGCGCAGATGGACGCCGTGCTCGGCGACATCGGCGCCGACGCCGTCAAGACGGGCATGCTCTCCAACGCGGGCATCATCGGGGCCGTGGCGTCCTCCCTGCGGCGCTTTGGGCCGCCGTCCCTGGTGGTGGACCCCGTGATGGTGGCCAAGAGCGGCGACGCGCTCCTGCGCGAGGACGCCCGGCGCGCGCTGACGGAGCTGCTGCTGCCCCTGGCGCTGGTGGTCACGCCGAACATTCCCGAGGCGGAGGCGCTGACAGGGCTCACCGCCGACCCCGCCGACCTCCTGCCCCTGTTGCGGGCGCTGCACGCCCTCGGCCCGCGCTGGGTGCTGCTGAAGGGGGGGCACCTGCCGGGGGACGAGGCCCGCGACTGCCTGTACGACGGGGAGCGTGCCCACCACTACGTGACCCGGCGCATTCCCACGAAGAACACCCACGGCACGGGGTGCACCTATTCGGCGGCCCTGGCCGTGTTTCTCGCCCGGGGGCTTGCGGTTCCCGAGGCGGTCCGCCTGGCCAAAGACTATCTCACCGGCGCCATTCTCCACAGCGACCGCCTGGGCGTCGGCGGGGGCTGCGGCCCCCTGCACCACGGCTGGCAGCTGGAGGAATGCCTCCAGTGGCACGGCGGCGGAAAATAA
- a CDS encoding type IV pilus twitching motility protein PilT, whose translation MAYEMVSLLRMLIDRDGSDLHLTVDNPPVGRVHGHLQYFGDNPLTAEDTERLMKSIASVDNQQELQEVGGADFGFAFEDVARFRVSIFKQRGYVGLVLRLIPRKIFSFDELGLPPVVKKVIQQPRGLVLVTGPTGSGKSTSLATMIDWINDNLDHHIITIEDPIEYYHNHKKSLIMQREVGVDVPTFAEALRRALRQDPDVILVGEMRDLETIEAAVTAAETGHLVFGTLHTTGAVRTIDRIVDAFPTNQQEQIRTQLAGNLKSVISQALVPRKSGFGRIAAYEVMICTSAIQNLIRENKSYRISSSIQTGHKYGMNLLDEHLLALYRKGICSFKDCLSRAQVGDEFIAAAKALGIEEITTTSAGDF comes from the coding sequence ATGGCGTATGAGATGGTGAGCCTGCTGCGGATGCTGATTGACCGCGACGGGTCGGACCTGCACCTCACGGTGGACAACCCGCCCGTCGGCCGGGTCCACGGCCACCTGCAGTATTTCGGCGACAACCCGCTTACGGCGGAGGACACCGAGCGGCTCATGAAGAGCATCGCGTCGGTGGACAACCAGCAGGAGCTCCAGGAGGTCGGCGGGGCCGACTTCGGGTTCGCCTTCGAGGACGTGGCCCGGTTCCGTGTGTCCATCTTCAAGCAGCGCGGCTATGTGGGGCTGGTGCTCCGCCTGATCCCCCGCAAAATCTTCTCCTTCGACGAGCTGGGCCTGCCCCCCGTGGTGAAGAAGGTGATCCAGCAGCCCCGCGGGCTGGTGCTCGTGACGGGCCCCACGGGCTCCGGCAAGTCCACCTCCCTGGCCACCATGATTGACTGGATCAACGACAACTTAGACCACCACATCATCACCATCGAGGACCCCATCGAGTACTACCACAACCACAAGAAGAGCCTGATCATGCAGCGCGAGGTGGGCGTGGACGTGCCCACCTTCGCCGAGGCCCTGCGCCGCGCCCTGCGGCAGGACCCCGACGTGATCCTCGTCGGCGAGATGCGCGACCTCGAGACCATCGAGGCCGCCGTGACCGCCGCCGAGACCGGCCACCTCGTGTTCGGAACCCTGCACACCACCGGCGCCGTGCGCACGATTGACCGCATCGTGGACGCCTTCCCCACGAACCAGCAGGAGCAGATCCGCACGCAGCTCGCCGGCAACCTCAAGAGCGTGATCTCCCAGGCCCTCGTGCCCCGCAAGAGCGGCTTCGGCCGCATCGCGGCCTACGAGGTCATGATCTGCACCTCGGCCATCCAGAACCTCATCCGCGAGAACAAGTCGTACCGCATCTCCTCCTCCATCCAGACCGGGCACAAGTACGGCATGAACCTCCTTGACGAGCACCTGCTCGCGCTCTACCGCAAGGGCATCTGCTCCTTCAAGGACTGCCTGTCCCGCGCCCAGGTCGGCGACGAGTTCATCGCCGCGGCCAAGGCCCTGGGCATCGAGGAGATCACCACGACCAGCGCGGGCGACTTCTAG
- the tadA gene encoding Flp pilus assembly complex ATPase component TadA, which yields MATHRKRRLGDILVEQGIITPIQLDEALQRQRLTGEMLGRTLVSLGYGEEQDIIDALGMQLGMEKVDLSKFAVADDILRVVTGDVARFYNVIPMRVTDGALLVAMADPLNLQTLDDLQSITGMEVRGAISNPEDVAAAWKKNYAFEAESIHKMLEEIKDRVGELELSLEELGVQEVVADPDNLIELAQQPEVIKIVNLIFLTAVQRRASDIHFEVYEDDFRVRIRVDGVLHEIVQPPKAACIAVTSRIKVICNMDIGERRLPQDARIELKIGDSIIDIRVATLPTLYGECIVMRILDRTAVRIDLNLLGLSPAVLKQVHNVIKKPNGIILVTGPTGSGKTTTLYACLNVLNNPESKIITTEDPVELQIPGLIQCQVQEEIGLTFAACLRSILRQDPDIVMVGEIRDLETATIAVEASLTGHLVLSTLHTNSAPETITRLLDMDVEPFLITAALEAVLAQRLVRTLCRHCRERYRPDEEEMELLGLPASWRSDPKLGFFRAKGCAACDYVGYMGRIGLYEFMQVDETIRELILDRAMAIDLRRHSRRHQGMMTLREDGILKCAKGITGVPEVADHTDKYDD from the coding sequence TTGGCGACGCACAGAAAGAGGCGGCTCGGCGACATCCTGGTGGAGCAGGGAATCATCACGCCCATCCAGCTCGACGAGGCCCTGCAGCGCCAGCGCCTGACGGGCGAGATGCTGGGCCGCACCCTGGTCTCCCTCGGCTACGGCGAGGAGCAGGACATCATTGACGCCCTCGGCATGCAGCTCGGCATGGAGAAGGTGGACCTCTCCAAGTTCGCCGTCGCCGACGACATCCTGCGCGTGGTCACCGGCGACGTGGCACGGTTCTACAACGTCATCCCCATGCGCGTCACCGACGGCGCCCTCCTCGTCGCCATGGCCGACCCGCTCAACCTCCAGACCCTTGACGACCTCCAGTCCATCACGGGCATGGAGGTGCGCGGCGCCATCAGCAACCCGGAGGACGTGGCCGCCGCGTGGAAGAAGAACTACGCGTTCGAGGCCGAGTCCATCCACAAGATGCTCGAGGAGATCAAGGACCGCGTCGGCGAGCTTGAGCTCTCGCTGGAGGAGCTGGGGGTCCAGGAGGTCGTCGCCGACCCCGACAACCTCATCGAGCTCGCGCAGCAGCCCGAGGTCATCAAGATCGTCAACCTGATCTTCCTCACCGCCGTCCAGCGCCGCGCCTCCGACATCCACTTCGAGGTCTACGAGGACGACTTCCGCGTCCGCATCCGCGTGGACGGCGTCCTCCACGAGATCGTGCAGCCGCCCAAGGCCGCCTGCATCGCCGTCACCTCGCGCATCAAGGTCATCTGCAACATGGACATCGGCGAGCGCCGCCTCCCGCAGGACGCCCGCATCGAGCTCAAGATCGGCGACAGCATCATTGACATCCGCGTGGCCACCCTGCCCACGCTCTACGGCGAGTGCATCGTCATGCGCATCCTCGACCGCACCGCGGTCCGCATAGACCTCAACCTGCTCGGGCTCAGCCCCGCCGTGCTCAAGCAGGTCCACAACGTCATCAAGAAGCCCAACGGCATCATCCTGGTCACCGGCCCCACCGGCTCCGGCAAGACCACCACCCTCTACGCCTGCCTCAACGTGCTCAACAACCCCGAGTCCAAGATCATCACCACCGAGGACCCCGTCGAGCTCCAGATTCCCGGTCTCATCCAGTGCCAGGTGCAGGAGGAGATCGGGCTCACCTTCGCCGCCTGCCTGCGCTCCATCCTGCGCCAGGACCCCGACATCGTGATGGTCGGCGAGATCCGCGACCTTGAGACCGCCACGATCGCCGTCGAGGCCTCCCTCACGGGCCACCTCGTGCTCAGCACCCTGCACACCAACAGCGCCCCCGAGACCATCACCCGCCTGCTCGACATGGACGTCGAGCCCTTCCTCATCACCGCCGCCCTCGAGGCCGTGCTGGCCCAGCGCCTCGTGCGCACCCTGTGCCGCCACTGCCGCGAGCGCTACCGGCCCGACGAGGAGGAGATGGAGCTGCTCGGGCTCCCGGCCAGCTGGCGGTCCGACCCCAAGCTCGGCTTTTTCCGGGCCAAGGGCTGCGCCGCCTGCGACTACGTCGGCTACATGGGCCGCATCGGCCTCTACGAGTTCATGCAGGTGGACGAGACCATCCGCGAGCTGATCCTCGACCGCGCCATGGCCATTGACCTGCGCAGGCACTCCCGGAGGCACCAGGGCATGATGACCCTGCGCGAGGACGGCATTCTCAAGTGCGCCAAGGGGATCACGGGCGTGCCCGAGGTGGCCGACCACACCGACAAATACGACGACTAG
- the tadA gene encoding Flp pilus assembly complex ATPase component TadA has translation MQTTYNFFGQRLVERGIITQEQLDEAIRRQQTTMGTRKLGEILVRLGYISKSHITEGLADQLGIPIIKLSERDISQKVRSTVPGEIATVYRVVPIEERGAVLVVATADPTNINALDNLARLLDRPVEPALSTPEEITEALNRYYGHRQESVESMLSSASSASSMSTLSTMSNLSGGSLASLGSLSGDSMSMESISMDAATAAREVSSAAGASGSEDEGDDNSPVVKYVHQMIMEAFRLRASDIHVEPAKTSIIIRYRIDGEMREMPPPPKRAQAAIISRLKIMSGMDITERRVPQDGRIKITLGGKMVDLRVSALPAVYGESVVMRILDKSGLMLGLGQLGFCAQHQKDWETLLHNATGVVLVTGPTGSGKTTTLYASLHNLNTVERKIITVEDPVEYQLAGINQVQINHDIGWNFARALRAIFRQDPDIVMVGEIRDQETAEIAIKAALTGHLVFSTLHTNDTSSTFSRLIDIGIKPFLVASGVRAILAQRLVRTICTSCKAPHDPPEDEKERLGLHVDWSQVRLVHGAGCDNCNKTGYQGRLGAYELLLNNDEIRRLVMGGGSATAIRRAARLSGMITMRDDAWQKALKGVTTLEEVNRRTRVDEPLRADEAPAAAEK, from the coding sequence ATGCAGACGACCTATAATTTCTTCGGTCAGCGGCTCGTTGAGCGGGGCATCATCACCCAGGAACAGCTGGATGAGGCCATCCGCCGCCAGCAGACGACCATGGGCACGCGCAAGCTGGGAGAGATCCTGGTGCGGCTCGGCTACATCAGCAAGAGCCACATCACGGAGGGGCTTGCGGACCAGCTCGGCATCCCGATCATCAAGCTGTCCGAGCGCGACATTTCGCAGAAGGTGCGCTCGACGGTGCCCGGCGAAATCGCCACGGTGTACCGGGTGGTTCCCATCGAGGAGCGGGGCGCCGTGCTGGTGGTGGCAACGGCGGACCCGACGAACATCAACGCCCTGGACAACCTGGCGCGCCTGCTGGACCGTCCGGTGGAGCCGGCGCTCAGCACGCCGGAGGAGATCACCGAGGCGCTGAACCGCTACTACGGCCACCGCCAGGAGTCGGTGGAAAGCATGCTGTCCTCCGCGAGCAGCGCGAGCAGCATGAGCACCCTCAGCACCATGTCCAACCTGAGCGGCGGCTCGCTGGCCAGCCTGGGGTCCCTCAGCGGCGACTCCATGAGCATGGAAAGCATCAGCATGGACGCCGCCACGGCGGCGCGCGAGGTGAGCAGCGCGGCGGGGGCTTCGGGCTCGGAGGACGAGGGCGACGACAACAGCCCGGTGGTGAAGTACGTCCACCAGATGATCATGGAGGCGTTCCGCCTGCGGGCGAGCGACATCCACGTGGAGCCCGCCAAGACCTCCATCATCATCCGCTACCGCATAGACGGCGAGATGCGGGAGATGCCGCCGCCGCCCAAGCGGGCGCAGGCGGCCATCATCTCCCGCCTGAAGATCATGTCGGGCATGGACATCACCGAGCGGCGGGTGCCGCAGGACGGGCGCATCAAGATCACCCTGGGCGGCAAGATGGTGGACCTGCGCGTGAGCGCGCTGCCCGCCGTCTACGGCGAGAGCGTGGTCATGCGCATCCTGGACAAGAGCGGGCTCATGCTCGGCCTGGGCCAGCTGGGCTTCTGCGCCCAGCACCAGAAGGACTGGGAGACCCTGCTGCACAACGCGACGGGCGTGGTGCTGGTGACGGGCCCCACGGGCTCGGGCAAGACCACGACGCTCTACGCGTCGCTGCACAACCTGAACACGGTGGAGCGCAAGATCATCACGGTGGAGGACCCGGTGGAGTACCAGCTCGCCGGGATCAACCAGGTGCAGATCAACCACGACATCGGGTGGAACTTCGCCCGGGCGCTGCGCGCCATTTTCCGCCAGGACCCGGACATCGTGATGGTGGGCGAGATCCGCGACCAGGAGACCGCCGAGATCGCCATCAAGGCGGCGCTCACGGGCCACCTGGTCTTCTCCACCCTGCACACCAACGACACCTCCAGCACCTTCAGCCGCCTCATAGACATCGGCATCAAGCCCTTCCTGGTCGCCTCGGGCGTGCGCGCCATCCTGGCGCAGCGCCTCGTGCGCACCATCTGCACCTCCTGCAAGGCCCCCCACGACCCGCCGGAGGACGAGAAGGAGCGCCTGGGCCTCCATGTGGACTGGTCGCAGGTGCGCCTGGTGCACGGGGCCGGCTGCGACAACTGCAACAAGACGGGGTACCAGGGCCGCCTCGGGGCCTACGAGCTCCTGCTGAACAACGACGAGATCCGCCGCCTGGTCATGGGCGGCGGCAGCGCCACGGCCATCCGCCGCGCCGCCCGCCTGAGCGGCATGATCACGATGCGCGACGACGCCTGGCAGAAGGCTCTCAAGGGCGTGACCACACTCGAGGAAGTCAACCGCCGGACCCGGGTGGACGAGCCGCTGCGCGCGGACGAGGCCCCCGCGGCCGCGGAAAAATAG
- a CDS encoding metallophosphoesterase: MSSSSTSDPGKNSPVPLPPLSARRPETARRRRRMEARWRMPGADNELSHSSWFRALQMWGLEAALRAAGLYHRGRRNALDMRLAEMDLAPPRLPTALDGLRVLHVSDLHLGRSLPGFAENARRLLGGVETDLCLLTGDFRYGHFGPSDRAAEDVCRVLSGVCAAAGFHAVLGNHDTLIIGEMLEARGIRVLMNEGARVEMRGESVWLAGVDDPHLHRAADLTAALEGRPPGLFTILLAHSPECVAGAARAGVDLYLCGHTHGGQIRLPFLGGVHINVREGRRQALGVWSEGDMCGHTSPGLGTTDMPVRFRCPPEATLITLRARPGTGG; this comes from the coding sequence ATGAGCTCCAGCAGTACGAGTGACCCCGGGAAGAACTCCCCCGTCCCCCTGCCCCCGCTGTCGGCGCGACGGCCGGAAACCGCCCGCCGCCGCCGCAGGATGGAGGCCCGCTGGCGGATGCCGGGGGCGGACAACGAGCTCAGCCACAGCTCCTGGTTCCGCGCCCTGCAGATGTGGGGGCTCGAGGCCGCCCTCCGGGCGGCGGGGCTCTACCACCGCGGCCGGCGGAACGCCCTCGACATGCGGCTCGCCGAAATGGACCTGGCGCCGCCGCGCCTGCCCACCGCCCTCGACGGGCTGCGCGTCCTGCACGTGTCGGACCTCCACCTCGGCCGGTCGCTGCCCGGTTTCGCCGAAAACGCCCGGCGCCTGCTGGGCGGCGTGGAGACGGACCTATGCCTCCTCACGGGGGATTTCCGCTACGGGCACTTCGGGCCTTCGGACCGCGCGGCGGAGGACGTCTGCCGGGTCCTGTCCGGCGTGTGCGCGGCGGCCGGCTTCCATGCCGTCCTCGGAAACCACGACACACTCATCATTGGGGAAATGCTTGAGGCGCGGGGAATCCGCGTCCTGATGAACGAGGGTGCCCGTGTGGAAATGCGGGGAGAATCCGTCTGGCTCGCCGGCGTGGACGACCCCCACCTCCACCGGGCCGCAGATCTGACCGCAGCGCTGGAGGGGCGGCCCCCGGGCCTGTTCACCATCCTCCTCGCCCATTCGCCGGAATGCGTGGCCGGGGCCGCCCGCGCCGGGGTGGACCTCTACCTCTGCGGCCACACCCACGGCGGGCAGATCCGCCTGCCGTTCCTCGGCGGGGTCCACATCAACGTGCGCGAGGGCCGGCGGCAGGCCCTCGGCGTCTGGAGCGAGGGGGACATGTGCGGCCACACCAGCCCCGGGCTCGGCACCACGGACATGCCCGTGCGCTTCCGCTGCCCGCCCGAGGCAACCCTCATCACCCTGCGCGCCCGGCCCGGCACCGGAGGATAA
- a CDS encoding prepilin-type N-terminal cleavage/methylation domain-containing protein, whose amino-acid sequence MKRKQGFTLVELLVVMAIIAILAAIVVPNVQRYIVRARVTRAIAEINGVELALTAMLTDAGKGNLNQLFTPGAVPRFAGWDGSPATWEGWIVGNFPAVVEMYSNLVYDLLRYGRNVLLPETGSALGTLGNNLIKKDIIAKLGTNYMDLGLDPWGNQYKIFPGPWKFAKLPGTTVNAPIPFRKFSVESGSSAGNAAARRDNFILRNILDDGTGLDLLINMTDVIPDLDTWPTRVGYPADPGKSAYVWSYGENMNSGQMIYQVAYQADDVYSWFNIQDSGDIGGGDDINNWDPAATWQRFYN is encoded by the coding sequence ATGAAAAGAAAGCAAGGTTTCACCCTCGTCGAGCTCCTCGTGGTCATGGCCATCATCGCCATCCTCGCGGCCATCGTCGTCCCCAACGTCCAGCGATACATCGTCCGCGCCCGCGTCACCAGGGCCATCGCCGAAATCAACGGCGTCGAGCTCGCCCTCACCGCCATGCTCACGGACGCCGGCAAGGGAAACCTCAACCAGCTCTTCACCCCCGGCGCCGTGCCCCGCTTTGCGGGATGGGATGGAAGCCCTGCCACCTGGGAAGGGTGGATCGTTGGCAATTTCCCTGCCGTGGTGGAGATGTACAGCAATCTGGTCTACGATTTGCTCCGTTACGGGCGCAACGTGTTGCTTCCGGAAACCGGGTCCGCGCTTGGGACTTTGGGCAACAACTTGATCAAGAAGGACATCATTGCCAAGCTTGGGACCAACTACATGGACCTCGGACTTGACCCCTGGGGCAACCAGTACAAGATATTCCCGGGTCCGTGGAAGTTCGCGAAACTCCCCGGAACGACAGTGAACGCGCCCATCCCGTTCCGCAAGTTCAGCGTTGAATCCGGATCAAGCGCCGGGAACGCGGCCGCCCGGCGCGACAATTTCATCCTCCGCAACATACTTGACGACGGCACCGGCTTGGACCTTCTTATAAACATGACGGATGTCATCCCGGATCTTGACACCTGGCCCACCCGCGTCGGTTACCCGGCCGATCCGGGCAAGTCGGCCTACGTGTGGTCCTACGGCGAGAACATGAACAGCGGCCAGATGATCTATCAGGTTGCCTACCAGGCCGATGATGTGTATTCCTGGTTCAACATCCAGGACTCCGGGGACATCGGCGGCGGCGACGACATCAACAACTGGGATCCGGCGGCCACCTGGCAGCGGTTCTACAACTGA
- a CDS encoding GTP-binding protein, whose amino-acid sequence MPETRPQRVPVAVVTGFLGAGKSTFLLHLARRHRGRRIAWVVNEFSRLDVDGPWLRGEGLEVTPAPGGSLFCACLASTFRRVMGDLADRAAEGALDGIVVETSGLTRPGPVDTMLDEFGLGDRLAVSSLTTIADAAALPQVCKALEAAALQIAASDHIVLNKCDTASEEQIARARALIARLAPGRPVHLTARAAADLDPLVPVRGGRGAPGAWAAAADAGVSVVCLERTGTVDAHALLSALETAGPTLLRAKGVVNTLEGALKVDWDGARIACQPLDVLPETPGLVLFPRPGREGPAQNLLRRLHRGEFDPAAGGGTTERPANR is encoded by the coding sequence ATGCCTGAAACCCGTCCCCAGCGCGTGCCCGTCGCCGTCGTCACCGGATTCCTCGGCGCCGGCAAGTCAACCTTCCTCCTGCACCTCGCGCGCCGCCACCGCGGCCGCCGCATCGCCTGGGTCGTGAACGAGTTCTCCCGACTCGACGTGGACGGACCGTGGCTGCGGGGCGAGGGGCTGGAGGTCACCCCCGCGCCGGGGGGCAGCCTCTTCTGCGCCTGCCTGGCCTCCACCTTCCGGCGGGTCATGGGCGATCTGGCCGACCGCGCGGCGGAGGGTGCCCTCGATGGCATTGTGGTGGAGACCAGCGGGCTCACCCGCCCCGGCCCCGTGGACACCATGCTGGACGAGTTCGGCCTGGGGGACCGGCTGGCCGTCAGCTCCCTCACCACCATCGCCGACGCGGCCGCGCTTCCCCAAGTCTGCAAGGCGCTTGAGGCCGCCGCCCTGCAGATCGCCGCCAGCGACCACATCGTGCTGAACAAATGTGACACGGCCTCGGAAGAGCAGATTGCGCGCGCCCGCGCGCTGATCGCCCGCCTCGCCCCCGGCCGCCCCGTCCATCTCACCGCGCGCGCCGCCGCGGACTTGGACCCCCTGGTGCCGGTGCGCGGAGGCCGCGGCGCCCCGGGCGCCTGGGCCGCCGCCGCTGATGCGGGGGTCTCCGTGGTCTGCCTGGAGCGGACGGGAACGGTGGACGCCCACGCCCTGCTGTCCGCGCTGGAGACGGCGGGCCCCACCCTGCTGCGCGCCAAGGGCGTTGTGAACACCCTGGAGGGCGCTCTGAAAGTGGACTGGGACGGCGCGCGAATCGCCTGCCAGCCTCTGGACGTATTGCCCGAAACCCCGGGTCTGGTGCTGTTTCCCCGGCCTGGCCGGGAGGGCCCCGCACAGAACCTGCTCCGGCGGCTGCACCGGGGGGAGTTTGACCCGGCGGCGGGGGGGGGCACCACGGAACGTCCTGCGAACCGGTAA
- a CDS encoding cell division protein DedD, producing the protein MEQPYRRPTWDEYFMEVANAIAKRATCNRGRSGCVIARDRTLLVTGYVGSPKGFPHCDDVGHQMKQVVHEDGAVTEHCVRTVHAEQNAICQAARLGIGIEGATLYCRMTPCRVCAMLIINCGIKRVVCERRYHAGAESEEMFRVAGVQLEYMHDELQQYE; encoded by the coding sequence ATGGAACAGCCCTACCGCCGGCCCACCTGGGACGAGTATTTTATGGAGGTCGCGAACGCCATCGCCAAGCGTGCGACCTGCAACCGGGGGCGCAGTGGCTGCGTCATCGCGCGCGACCGCACGCTGCTCGTCACGGGCTATGTCGGCTCTCCCAAGGGATTCCCCCACTGCGACGACGTGGGCCACCAGATGAAGCAGGTGGTCCACGAGGACGGGGCGGTCACCGAGCACTGCGTGCGCACGGTCCACGCCGAGCAGAACGCCATTTGCCAGGCCGCCCGCCTCGGCATCGGCATCGAGGGCGCCACCCTCTACTGCCGCATGACCCCCTGCCGCGTCTGCGCCATGCTCATCATCAACTGCGGGATCAAGCGCGTGGTCTGCGAGCGCCGGTACCACGCCGGGGCCGAGTCGGAGGAGATGTTCCGCGTGGCCGGCGTCCAGCTCGAATACATGCACGATGAGCTCCAGCAGTACGAGTGA
- a CDS encoding P-II family nitrogen regulator, with product MKKVEAIIKPFKLEEVKEALARVGIQGLTVSEVKGFGRQKGHKELYRGAEYVVEFLPKVKLEVVAADDQVEGVVKAILESASTGRIGDGKIFVAPVENAIRIRTGETGDVVLK from the coding sequence ATGAAGAAAGTCGAAGCGATCATCAAGCCGTTCAAACTGGAGGAGGTCAAGGAGGCTCTGGCCCGCGTGGGCATCCAGGGACTCACGGTTTCCGAAGTCAAGGGCTTCGGGCGCCAGAAGGGCCACAAGGAGCTCTACCGCGGCGCGGAGTACGTGGTGGAGTTCCTCCCGAAGGTGAAGCTGGAGGTGGTCGCCGCGGACGACCAGGTGGAGGGGGTGGTCAAGGCCATCCTGGAATCCGCGTCCACCGGCCGCATCGGCGACGGGAAAATCTTCGTGGCCCCGGTGGAGAACGCCATCCGCATCCGCACCGGGGAGACGGGCGACGTTGTGCTGAAGTAG